A window of Streptomyces sp. DG1A-41 contains these coding sequences:
- a CDS encoding heavy metal transporter, with amino-acid sequence MPEPSSSPKRRGRVFRCGSAFVILLALAGYLVVQYVTGGTGGPGCKVVSGKGDGASYEFTPEQAVNAATIAAVGDGRGLPERAVTIALATALQESSLRNINHGDRDSLGLFQQRPSQGWGTPKEIMDPAYSAGEFYDHLVKVPGYTRLPLTVAAQRVQRSGFPQAYAKHEPDAALLAAALTGHSAATLTCEGRPAATRATGPDGVRAALVRDFGRDVLAPAGAEVGSSSAASPTPSPSGTGGSGGRTVTLPVAADTGSAAGRSVEQRGWQLAHWAVANASELHIARVTYAGREWVAGNTASEWRDAGTKGTAGAERNADAVRIVTMR; translated from the coding sequence GTGCCAGAGCCGTCCTCTTCTCCCAAGCGTCGCGGCCGCGTCTTCCGATGCGGATCCGCGTTCGTGATCCTGCTCGCGCTCGCCGGTTACCTCGTGGTGCAGTACGTCACCGGAGGCACCGGCGGACCGGGCTGCAAAGTCGTCTCCGGCAAGGGCGACGGGGCGTCGTACGAGTTCACACCCGAGCAGGCGGTGAACGCGGCGACGATCGCCGCCGTGGGCGACGGGCGCGGCCTGCCGGAGCGGGCCGTGACCATCGCCCTGGCGACCGCGCTCCAGGAGTCGAGCCTGCGCAACATCAACCATGGCGACCGTGACTCGCTCGGCCTGTTCCAGCAGCGGCCCTCACAGGGCTGGGGCACGCCGAAGGAGATCATGGACCCGGCGTACTCGGCCGGCGAGTTCTACGACCACCTGGTCAAGGTGCCCGGCTACACACGGCTGCCGCTCACGGTCGCCGCGCAGCGGGTGCAGCGCAGCGGCTTCCCGCAGGCCTACGCCAAGCACGAGCCGGACGCCGCGCTGCTCGCCGCGGCCCTCACCGGGCACTCCGCGGCCACCCTGACCTGCGAGGGCCGCCCGGCCGCGACCCGGGCGACGGGCCCGGACGGGGTGCGTGCCGCGCTCGTGCGGGACTTCGGGCGCGATGTGCTGGCGCCGGCCGGTGCGGAGGTGGGCAGCTCGTCGGCGGCCTCTCCGACTCCGTCCCCGAGCGGTACGGGCGGGTCCGGCGGGCGGACCGTGACACTGCCGGTGGCCGCCGACACGGGTTCCGCCGCCGGGCGGAGCGTGGAGCAGCGCGGCTGGCAGCTGGCGCACTGGGCCGTGGCCAACGCCTCCGAGCTGCATATCGCGCGCGTCACGTACGCGGGGCGGGAGTGGGTCGCCGGGAACACCGCCAGCGAGTGGCGGGACGCCGGGACGAAGGGCACCGCGGGGGCGGAGCGGAACGCGGACGCCGTCCGTATCGTGACCATGCGCTAG
- a CDS encoding O-methyltransferase produces MSRGQERVITGNRQTSWAFADAYVAEDDALRWARDRAREAGLRSVSPGTGAALRLLAASVDAKAVAEIGTGCGVSGIHLLHGMRPDGVLTTVDPEPEHQQFARQAFRASGFASNRARFIPGRALDVLPRLADAGYDLVFCDGDRLEVMDYLAESLRLLRPGGLVAFEGAFANGRTVDSGPQPTEVLRLRELLRAVRESQELVPSLLPVGDGLLCAVKR; encoded by the coding sequence ATTTCACGGGGACAGGAGAGGGTCATTACCGGCAACCGGCAGACGAGCTGGGCGTTCGCCGACGCCTATGTCGCCGAGGACGACGCGCTGCGCTGGGCCCGCGACCGGGCCCGCGAGGCGGGTCTGCGCTCGGTGTCGCCCGGCACGGGCGCCGCGCTGCGGTTGCTGGCCGCCTCCGTCGACGCCAAGGCCGTCGCGGAGATCGGGACCGGCTGCGGTGTCTCCGGGATCCACCTCCTGCACGGTATGCGTCCCGACGGTGTCCTGACCACCGTGGATCCGGAGCCGGAGCACCAGCAGTTCGCCCGCCAGGCCTTCCGCGCCTCCGGCTTCGCCAGCAACCGGGCCCGCTTCATCCCGGGCCGCGCCCTGGACGTGCTGCCCCGCCTCGCGGACGCCGGCTACGACCTGGTCTTCTGCGACGGCGATCGCCTGGAGGTCATGGACTACCTCGCTGAATCGTTGCGGCTGCTGCGCCCCGGCGGGCTCGTCGCGTTCGAGGGCGCCTTCGCGAACGGCCGGACGGTGGACTCCGGTCCGCAGCCCACCGAGGTGCTGCGGCTGCGGGAACTGCTGCGCGCGGTGCGCGAGAGCCAGGAACTGGTGCCGTCGCTGCTGCCGGTGGGCGACGGACTGCTGTGCGCGGTGAAAAGGTAA
- a CDS encoding DNA-3-methyladenine glycosylase I, translating to MSDGAALAGPDGALRCPWALSAPEYVTYHDEEWGRPVHGDDALFERLSLEAFQSGLSWITILRRRPGFRAAFADFKIASVAAFTDEDRERLLADAGIIRNRAKIDATLANARVLAGWAPGELDELIWSHAPEPGTRPVPKALSDVPAVTPESTALSKALKKRGLRFVGPTTAYALMQACGLVDDHLQACFARRA from the coding sequence ATGAGCGACGGCGCCGCCCTCGCCGGCCCGGACGGCGCGCTGCGCTGTCCCTGGGCCCTGTCCGCCCCGGAGTACGTGACGTATCACGACGAGGAGTGGGGCCGTCCGGTCCACGGCGACGACGCGCTCTTCGAGCGTCTCAGCCTGGAGGCCTTCCAGTCCGGCCTGTCCTGGATCACGATCCTGCGCCGCCGCCCCGGCTTCCGCGCCGCCTTCGCCGACTTCAAGATCGCCTCCGTGGCCGCCTTCACCGACGAGGACCGTGAGCGCCTTCTGGCCGACGCCGGCATCATCCGCAACCGCGCCAAGATCGACGCCACGCTCGCCAACGCGCGCGTGCTGGCCGGGTGGGCCCCGGGCGAACTGGACGAGCTGATCTGGTCGCACGCCCCCGAGCCGGGCACCCGCCCGGTCCCGAAGGCGCTCTCCGACGTCCCTGCCGTCACACCCGAGTCGACGGCCCTGTCCAAGGCGCTGAAGAAGCGGGGCCTGCGCTTCGTCGGCCCGACGACGGCGTATGCGCTGATGCAGGCCTGCGGACTGGTCGACGACCACCTCCAGGCCTGCTTCGCGCGTCGCGCATGA
- a CDS encoding enoyl-CoA hydratase-related protein, translating to MADTVLYEVSDGLATITLNRPEAMNALNVAAKVALREAVRSAADDTAVRAVLLTAAGDRAFCVGQDLKEHIGLLVEDRETGSRQTMSTVREHYNPIVRTLAGAAKPVVAAVNGVAAGAGFGFALAADYRIVADTAAFNTSFAGVALTADSGISWTLPRVIGPGRAADLLLFPRSISAQEAYELGIANRLVPPGELRAEAEKVARALAEGPTVAYAALKESMAYGLTHSLEETLEKEDELQTRAGSSEDHAIAVQAFVNKEKPRYLGR from the coding sequence ATGGCCGACACGGTGCTCTACGAGGTGAGCGACGGACTCGCGACGATCACGCTGAACCGCCCGGAGGCGATGAACGCGCTGAACGTGGCGGCCAAGGTCGCCCTGCGGGAGGCGGTCCGGTCCGCGGCGGACGACACCGCCGTACGGGCGGTGCTGCTGACCGCCGCCGGTGACCGGGCGTTCTGCGTCGGCCAGGACCTCAAGGAGCACATCGGGCTGCTGGTCGAGGACCGGGAGACCGGTTCGCGGCAGACCATGAGCACGGTGCGGGAGCACTACAACCCGATCGTGCGGACGCTGGCCGGGGCCGCGAAGCCGGTCGTCGCCGCCGTGAACGGGGTGGCGGCCGGGGCGGGCTTCGGCTTCGCGCTCGCCGCGGACTACCGGATCGTGGCGGACACGGCCGCGTTCAACACCTCGTTCGCCGGGGTGGCGCTGACCGCCGACTCGGGGATCTCCTGGACGCTGCCGCGGGTGATCGGCCCCGGGCGGGCTGCTGACCTGCTGCTCTTCCCGAGGAGCATCAGCGCGCAGGAAGCGTACGAGCTCGGCATCGCCAACCGGCTGGTGCCGCCCGGCGAGCTGCGCGCGGAGGCCGAGAAGGTGGCGCGGGCGCTGGCCGAGGGTCCGACGGTGGCGTACGCGGCGCTGAAGGAGTCGATGGCCTACGGGCTGACGCACTCCCTGGAGGAGACCCTGGAGAAGGAGGACGAGCTCCAGACCCGGGCGGGCTCCTCCGAGGACCACGCGATCGCCGTGCAGGCCTTCGTCAACAAGGAGAAGCCCCGGTATCTGGGCCGCTGA
- a CDS encoding DUF3117 domain-containing protein, with product MAAMKPRTGDGPLEVTKEGRGIVMRVPLEGGGRLVVELTPDEADALGDALKKVVG from the coding sequence ATGGCGGCCATGAAGCCGCGGACGGGTGATGGCCCGCTCGAGGTGACCAAGGAGGGGCGGGGCATCGTCATGCGCGTTCCGCTCGAAGGCGGCGGTCGGCTCGTCGTCGAGCTGACCCCGGACGAGGCCGACGCCCTGGGCGATGCCCTCAAGAAGGTCGTCGGCTGA
- a CDS encoding TIGR00730 family Rossman fold protein, protein MATGNPEGKKQPPEEQRLGPVLRRRGQVQASTTDQRLLDAGGPSDWVHTDPWRVLRIQSEFIEGFGTLAELPPAISVFGSARTPVDSLEYDAGVRLGRGLVDAGFAVITGGGPGAMEAANKGALEAKGISVGLGIELPFEQGLNPYVDIGLNFRYFFVRKMMFVKYAQGFVVLPGGLGTLDELFEALTLVQTQKVTRFPIVLFGSDYWGGLVDWLRHTVIAQGKAAEKDLLLFHVTDDVDEAVALVSKEAGR, encoded by the coding sequence ATGGCGACCGGCAACCCCGAGGGGAAGAAGCAGCCGCCGGAGGAACAGCGCCTGGGCCCGGTCCTCCGGCGGCGGGGGCAGGTACAGGCGAGCACGACCGACCAGCGGCTGCTGGACGCGGGCGGACCCTCCGACTGGGTCCACACCGACCCCTGGCGCGTGCTGCGCATCCAGTCGGAGTTCATCGAGGGCTTCGGCACGCTCGCCGAGCTCCCGCCCGCCATCAGCGTGTTCGGCTCGGCCCGGACACCGGTGGACTCACTCGAGTACGACGCGGGCGTCCGGCTGGGCCGGGGCCTGGTGGACGCGGGCTTCGCGGTCATCACGGGCGGCGGCCCGGGCGCGATGGAGGCGGCCAACAAGGGCGCCTTGGAGGCCAAGGGCATCTCGGTCGGCCTCGGCATCGAGCTGCCGTTCGAGCAGGGCCTCAACCCGTACGTCGACATCGGCCTCAACTTCCGCTACTTCTTCGTCCGGAAGATGATGTTCGTCAAGTACGCCCAGGGCTTCGTCGTCCTGCCCGGTGGCCTCGGCACCCTCGACGAACTCTTCGAGGCCCTCACCCTCGTCCAGACCCAGAAGGTCACCCGCTTCCCCATCGTCCTCTTCGGCAGCGACTACTGGGGCGGCCTGGTCGACTGGCTCCGCCACACGGTCATCGCCCAGGGCAAGGCCGCGGAGAAGGACCTCCTCCTGTTCCACGTCACGGACGACGTGGACGAGGCGGTGGCACTGGTGTCGAAGGAAGCGGGCCGGTAG
- the dapE gene encoding succinyl-diaminopimelate desuccinylase gives MADTSLDLTLDAAELTARLVDFRSESGTEKPLADAIETALRALPHLMVERFGNNVVARTDLGRPERVILAGHIDTVPIADNVPSRLDEDGVLWGCGTCDMKSGVAVQLRIAATVPAPNRDLTFVFYDNEEVAAELNGLKHVSEAHPEWLQGDFAVLLEPSDGQVEGGCQGTLRVLLKTKGERAHSARGWMGSNAIHAAAPILTRLASYQPRWPVIDGLEYREGLNAVGVTGGVAGNVIPDECVVTVNFRYAPDRTPEEAVAHVREVFADCGVDEFEVVDHSSAAMPGLSHPAAKAFIEAVGGTPMPKYGWTDVSRFSALGVPAVNYGPGNPHLAHKRDERVEIAKILAGEERLRTWLTA, from the coding sequence ATGGCCGACACCTCCCTTGACCTCACGCTGGACGCCGCGGAGCTCACCGCCCGGCTCGTCGACTTCCGCTCCGAGAGCGGCACCGAGAAGCCGCTGGCGGACGCGATCGAGACCGCGCTGCGCGCGCTGCCGCACCTGATGGTCGAGCGGTTCGGCAACAACGTCGTGGCGCGGACGGACCTGGGCCGTCCGGAGCGGGTCATCCTGGCCGGTCACATCGACACCGTCCCGATCGCGGACAACGTCCCCTCCCGGCTCGACGAGGACGGCGTCCTGTGGGGCTGCGGCACGTGCGACATGAAGTCGGGCGTCGCGGTGCAGCTGCGCATCGCGGCCACCGTCCCGGCCCCCAACCGCGACCTGACCTTCGTCTTCTACGACAACGAGGAGGTCGCCGCGGAGCTGAACGGCCTCAAGCACGTCTCCGAGGCGCACCCCGAGTGGCTCCAGGGCGATTTCGCGGTCCTCCTGGAACCGTCGGACGGCCAGGTCGAGGGCGGCTGCCAGGGCACGCTGCGAGTGCTGCTGAAGACCAAGGGCGAGCGGGCCCACTCGGCACGCGGGTGGATGGGCTCCAACGCGATCCACGCGGCCGCCCCGATCCTCACCCGGCTGGCCTCCTACCAGCCGCGCTGGCCGGTGATCGACGGCCTGGAGTACCGTGAGGGCCTGAACGCGGTGGGCGTCACCGGGGGAGTCGCCGGCAACGTGATCCCCGACGAGTGCGTCGTCACCGTCAACTTCCGCTACGCGCCCGACCGCACGCCCGAGGAGGCCGTGGCCCATGTCCGCGAGGTCTTCGCGGACTGCGGCGTGGACGAGTTCGAGGTGGTCGACCACAGCTCGGCCGCGATGCCGGGCCTGTCCCACCCGGCGGCGAAGGCCTTCATCGAGGCGGTGGGAGGCACCCCGATGCCGAAGTACGGCTGGACGGACGTCTCCCGCTTCTCGGCCCTGGGTGTCCCCGCGGTCAACTACGGCCCGGGCAACCCCCACTTGGCGCACAAGCGGGACGAGCGCGTGGAGATCGCGAAGATCCTCGCGGGCGAGGAGCGCCTGCGGACCTGGCTGACGGCCTGA
- a CDS encoding bifunctional succinyldiaminopimelate transaminase/glutamate-prephenate aminotransferase, which yields MSAVSDRLPTFPWDKLTPYKATAAAHPDGIVDLSVGTPVDPVPELIQKALVAAADSPGYPTVWGTPELRDAITGWVERRLGARDVTHRHVLPIVGSKELVAWLPTQLGLGPGDRVAYPRLAYPTYEVGARLARAEYQVYDDPTELDPEGLKLLWLNSPSNPTGKVLPKAELTRIVAWAREHGVLLFSDECYLELGWETDPVSVLHPDVNGGSYEGIVAVHSLSKRSNLAGYRAAFLAGDPAVLAPLLEIRKHGGMMTSAPTQAAVIAALGDDDHVRVQRERYAARRTLLREALLAHGFRIDHSEASLYLWATRGESCWDTVSHLAERGILVAPGDFYGPAGAEYVRVALTATDERVAAAVERL from the coding sequence GTGTCCGCAGTCTCCGACCGTCTCCCCACTTTCCCCTGGGACAAGCTGACGCCGTACAAGGCCACGGCCGCCGCCCATCCGGACGGCATCGTGGACCTCTCGGTCGGTACCCCGGTCGACCCGGTCCCCGAGCTGATCCAGAAGGCGCTGGTCGCCGCGGCCGACTCCCCGGGCTACCCGACCGTCTGGGGCACGCCCGAGCTGCGCGACGCGATCACCGGCTGGGTCGAGCGCCGCCTCGGCGCCCGGGACGTCACCCACCGCCACGTCCTGCCGATCGTCGGCTCCAAGGAGCTCGTCGCCTGGCTCCCGACCCAGCTGGGCCTCGGCCCCGGCGACCGGGTGGCCTACCCGCGCCTGGCCTACCCGACGTACGAGGTGGGCGCCCGTCTGGCCCGCGCCGAGTACCAGGTCTACGACGACCCGACGGAGCTGGACCCCGAGGGCCTGAAGCTCCTGTGGCTGAACTCCCCGTCCAACCCGACGGGCAAGGTCCTGCCGAAGGCGGAGCTCACCCGGATCGTCGCCTGGGCCCGCGAGCACGGCGTCCTGCTCTTCTCCGACGAGTGCTACCTGGAGCTGGGCTGGGAGACCGACCCGGTCTCGGTGCTGCACCCGGACGTCAACGGCGGCTCGTACGAGGGCATCGTCGCCGTCCACAGCCTCTCCAAGCGCTCGAACCTGGCCGGCTACCGGGCGGCGTTCCTGGCCGGCGACCCCGCGGTCCTGGCTCCCCTCCTGGAGATCCGCAAGCACGGCGGCATGATGACGTCGGCACCGACCCAGGCAGCGGTGATCGCGGCCCTCGGCGACGACGACCACGTCCGCGTCCAACGCGAGCGCTACGCCGCCCGCCGCACGCTCCTGCGCGAGGCCCTCCTCGCCCACGGCTTCCGCATCGACCACAGCGAGGCCAGCCTCTACCTGTGGGCCACCAGGGGCGAATCCTGCTGGGACACGGTGTCCCACCTGGCCGAACGAGGCATCCTGGTGGCCCCCGGCGACTTCTACGGCCCGGCAGGCGCCGAGTACGTCCGAGTGGCCCTGACGGCGACGGACGAGCGGGTCGCGGCGGCGGTAGAGCGTCTGTAA
- a CDS encoding ATP-binding protein produces MSLPLTRRIARAALIVAAGAAAGVGAAGSASAAPELPATPNLGGLTALDGANAGNTVDGAAQNVTKSAGDTGSKTVKKAVPAAGKTSGKAVKKTTPVAQKAAGDTAGSAGQLVGDAAGSAQGGLPTDSLPKGGAPSADSLPAKGLPVG; encoded by the coding sequence ATGTCCCTCCCCCTGACCCGCCGGATCGCCCGTGCCGCGTTGATCGTCGCTGCGGGAGCGGCTGCCGGGGTCGGTGCGGCCGGCTCCGCCAGCGCGGCCCCCGAGCTGCCGGCCACCCCGAACCTCGGCGGGCTGACCGCCCTGGACGGGGCGAACGCCGGCAACACCGTCGACGGCGCGGCGCAGAACGTCACCAAGTCCGCGGGTGACACCGGCAGCAAGACCGTCAAGAAGGCGGTGCCGGCCGCGGGCAAGACCAGCGGCAAGGCGGTCAAGAAGACCACGCCGGTCGCGCAGAAGGCCGCCGGTGACACGGCGGGCTCGGCCGGGCAGCTCGTCGGTGACGCGGCCGGTTCCGCGCAGGGTGGTCTGCCGACGGACTCTCTGCCGAAGGGCGGGGCGCCGTCGGCCGACTCGCTGCCCGCCAAGGGTCTGCCGGTTGGCTGA
- a CDS encoding DivIVA domain-containing protein → MFLFLVVALAVVVAAVTLAVVGGGENGPLPEAAPERLRDPLPPDRPVNRADVEGLRFPLAARGYRMADVDDALSRLGAELAERDARIADLESALAGARTAAGHGPVSGENHTSAENHVSMDKPGPRQEDRP, encoded by the coding sequence ATGTTCCTGTTCCTGGTCGTCGCGCTAGCCGTCGTGGTCGCCGCGGTGACCCTCGCCGTGGTGGGCGGCGGCGAGAACGGCCCGCTGCCCGAGGCGGCCCCCGAGCGGCTGCGGGACCCGCTGCCCCCGGACCGCCCGGTCAACCGCGCCGACGTGGAGGGCCTCCGCTTCCCGCTCGCCGCCCGCGGCTACCGCATGGCGGACGTGGACGACGCCCTCAGCCGCCTGGGCGCCGAGCTCGCCGAGCGTGACGCCCGCATCGCCGACCTGGAATCGGCCCTGGCGGGAGCCCGAACGGCCGCCGGCCACGGCCCGGTGTCCGGGGAGAACCACACCTCCGCGGAGAACCACGTGTCCATGGACAAGCCCGGCCCGCGCCAGGAGGACCGGCCATGA
- the folP gene encoding dihydropteroate synthase: protein MLRLGRREFGPHEPVIMAIVNRTPDSFYDRGATFRDEPALARVEQAVAEGAAIIDIGGVKAGPGEEVTAEEEARRTVGFVAEVRQRFPDVVISVDTWRAEVGAAVCEAGADLLNDAWGGVDPGLAEVAARYGVGLVCTHAGGAQPRTRPHRVEYDDVMADILDVTVGLAERAVELGVRRESIMIDPGHDFGKNTRHSLEATRRLGEMVATGWPVLVSLSNKDFVGETLDRPVKERVVGTLATTAVSAWLGARVYRVHEVAETRQVLEMVGAIAGHRAPAVARRGLA from the coding sequence ATGCTCAGGCTGGGCAGGCGGGAATTCGGGCCGCACGAGCCGGTGATCATGGCGATCGTGAACCGGACCCCGGACTCCTTCTACGACCGGGGCGCGACCTTCCGCGACGAGCCGGCCCTCGCGCGCGTGGAGCAGGCGGTGGCCGAGGGAGCCGCGATCATCGACATCGGCGGGGTCAAGGCGGGGCCGGGCGAGGAGGTCACGGCCGAGGAGGAGGCCCGGCGGACGGTCGGCTTCGTGGCGGAGGTGCGGCAGCGGTTCCCGGACGTGGTCATCAGCGTGGACACCTGGCGGGCCGAGGTCGGGGCGGCCGTGTGCGAGGCCGGGGCGGACCTGCTGAACGATGCGTGGGGCGGGGTGGATCCGGGGCTGGCCGAGGTCGCCGCGCGGTACGGGGTGGGGTTGGTGTGTACGCACGCGGGCGGTGCGCAGCCGCGGACTCGGCCGCATCGGGTGGAGTACGACGACGTCATGGCCGACATCCTGGACGTGACGGTCGGGCTGGCCGAGCGGGCGGTGGAACTGGGCGTACGGAGGGAGTCGATCATGATCGACCCCGGGCACGACTTCGGGAAGAACACGCGGCACAGTCTGGAGGCGACCCGGCGGCTGGGGGAGATGGTCGCCACGGGGTGGCCGGTGCTGGTGTCTTTGTCCAACAAGGACTTCGTCGGGGAGACGTTGGATCGGCCCGTGAAGGAGCGGGTGGTGGGGACGTTGGCCACGACTGCGGTGTCCGCGTGGCTGGGGGCGCGGGTGTACCGGGTCCATGAGGTCGCGGAGACGCGGCAGGTGTTGGAGATGGTGGGGGCGATTGCGGGGCATCGCGCTCCTGCCGTTGCCCGGCGCGGGTTGGCCTAG
- the fdxA gene encoding ferredoxin, which translates to MTYVIAQPCVDVKDKACIEECPVDCIYEGSRSLYIHPDECVDCGACEPVCPVEAIFYEDDTPEEWKDYYKANVEFFDELGSPGGASKLGLIERDHPFIAALPPQA; encoded by the coding sequence GTGACCTACGTCATCGCGCAGCCTTGTGTCGACGTCAAGGACAAGGCGTGCATCGAGGAGTGCCCGGTCGACTGCATCTACGAGGGCTCCCGGTCCTTGTACATCCACCCGGACGAATGCGTCGACTGTGGTGCCTGTGAGCCGGTCTGCCCGGTCGAGGCGATCTTCTACGAGGACGACACTCCGGAGGAGTGGAAGGACTACTACAAGGCGAACGTCGAGTTCTTCGACGAGCTCGGCTCGCCCGGCGGTGCCAGCAAGCTGGGGCTGATCGAGCGCGACCACCCCTTCATCGCCGCGCTGCCGCCGCAGGCCTAG